The following are encoded in a window of Carya illinoinensis cultivar Pawnee chromosome 15, C.illinoinensisPawnee_v1, whole genome shotgun sequence genomic DNA:
- the LOC122295506 gene encoding chloride channel protein CLC-c-like isoform X1, which produces MDRENMDQENNVNRIDDVDDIENEGLLDGKGIDRYWSEVSDKNMTYTEPLLVKRTNTTSQIAIVGANVCPIESLDYEIIENELFKQDWRSRKKVQIFQYVLLKWAFALLIGLGTGLVGFFNNIAVENISGFKLLLTSDLMSKHKYFKAFAAYAGCNVVLAVAAAALCAFIAPAAAGSGIPEVKAYLNGIDAYSILAPSTLFVKIFGSILGVSAGFVVGKEGPMVHTGACIANLLGQGGSRKYHLTWSWLRYFKNDRDRRDMITCGAAAGVAAAFRAPVGGVLFALEEAASWWRSALLWRTFFTTAVVAIVLRAFIQYCNTGKCGLFGEGGLIMYDVSSAKATYSGSDILAVIFLGTIGGILGSIYNYFVDKVLRTYSIINERGAAYKILLVIIISSLTSCCSFGLPWFAKCIACPTDLTVSCPTVGDSGNYKSFQCSSGYYNDLASLFLNTNDDAIRNLFSTSTTKEFHISSLFIFFGAVYCLGIITYGIAIPSGLFIPVILAGACYGRLVGRLFESMSTLDTGLFALLGAASFLGGTMRMTVSLCIILLELTNDLQLLPLVMLVLLISKTVADNFNKGVYDQILKIKGLPYMEAHAEPYMRHLVARDVITGPLVTFYGIEKVGNILHALKTTGHNGFPVIDEPPFSGAPELCGIVLRSHLLVLLKGKNFSRDRVITGDDILQRFAAFDFAKAGSGKGIKLEDIDIEEEEMEMYVDLHPITNSSPYTVVETMSLAKAAILFRQLGLRHMCVVPKSQGRPPIVGILTRHDFMPEHVLGLNPHVMPDK; this is translated from the exons GATTattgaaaatgaattatttaagCAAGACTGGAGGTCAAGGAAGAAGGTTCAAATATTTCAGTACGTTTTACTCAAGTGGGCATTTGCACTTCTTATAGGCCTAGGTACTGGACTAGTTGGCTTCTTCAATAATATTGCAGTTGAGAACATATCTGGTTTCAAGTTGCTGCTGACTAGCGATCTCATGTCTAAGCACAA ATATTTCAAGGCTTTCGCAGCATATGCTGGTTGCAATGTAGTTCTAGCTGTTGCTGCGGCAGCTCTTTGTGCTTTCATTGCTCCAGCAGCAGCAGGGTCTGGTATTCCTGAGGTCAAAGCCTATCTCAATGGCATTGATGCTTATTCAATACTAGCTCCAAGCACTCTTTTTGTAAAG ATTTTTGGCTCCATTCTTGGCGTTTCTGCTGGCTTCGTAGTTGGTAAAGAAGGGCCTATGGTACACACAGGTGCTTGCATTGCCAATTTACTTGGGCAAGGGGGTTCTCGCAAGTACCATTTGACTTGGAGTTGGCTAAGATACTTCAAAAATGATCGGGACAGGCGAGACATGATTACTTGTGGTGCAGCTGCCGGAGTGGCTGCTGCCTTTCGTGCTCCAGTTGGTGGTGTCCTGTTTGCTCTAGAAGAGGCAGCTTCATg GTGGCGGAGCGCTCTTCTTTGGAGGACTTTTTTCACGACAGCAGTAGTTGCCATAGTTCTGAGAGCTTTCATACAATACTGTAACACTGGAAAATGTGGGCTATTTGGTGAAGGAGGTCTTATAATGTATGATGTCAGTTCTGCCAAGGCAACATATAGTGGCTCAGATATATTAGCAGTAATTTTCCTAGGAACTATTGGAGGCATTCTTGGAAGCATATATAACTATTTTGTGGACAAGGTCCTTCGTACTTATAGCATCATCAACGA AAGAGGTGCTGCTTACAAGATCTTACTGGTTATCATCATCTCCTCCTTGACATCATGTTGTTCTTTTGGCTTGCCATGGTTTGCAAAGTGCATCGCTTGCCCCACTGACCTAACAGTGAGCTGTCCCACTGTTGGTGACTCTGGAAACTATAAAAGCTTCCAGTGCTCATCTGGATACTACAATGACCTTGCCTCCCTCTTTCTAAACACTAATGATGATGCTATCCGCAACCTATTCAGCACTAGTACCACAAAAGAATTTCATATCTCCAGTCTTTTCATCTTCTTTGGTGCTGTATACTGCCTGGGAATTATCACTTATGGCATTGCTATTCCCTCGGGTCTCTTTATCCCTGTCATACTAGCCGGAGCTTGCTACGGACGTCTTGTTGGGAGATTGTTTGAATCAATGTCTACACTTGACACGGGTCTCTTTGCCCTTCTTGGAGCTGCCTCCTTTCTTGGTGGCACTATGAGAATGACTGTTTCCCTGTGTATTATATTGCTTGAGCTCACCAATGACTTACAATTGCTTCCTCTTGTGATGTTGGTTCTCCTAATCTCTAAAACAGTGGCTGATAACTTCAACAAGGGTGTATATGATCAAATACTGAAAATAAAGGGGCTGCCTTACATGGAGGCCCATGCAGAACCGTACATGAGGCATTTGGTTGCACGTGATGTTATTACTGGCCCATTGGTCACCTTTTATGGCATTGAAAAGGTAGGAAATATATTGCATGCTTTGAAAACAACAGGGCATAATGGGTTTCCTGTTATCGATGAACCACCTTTCTCGGGGGCACCTGAATTGTGTGGAATTGTTTTGAGGTCTCATTTGCTAGTTTTGCTGAAAGGAAAGAATTTTTCGAGGGATAGGGTGATTACTGGAGATGATATCCTGCAAAGATTTGCTGCATTTGATTTTGCCAAGGCGGGGTCCGGGAAGGGAATCAAACTAGAGGATATAGATATTGAAGAGGAAGAGATGGAGATGTATGTTGATCTTCATCCTATTACCAATTCATCCCCATACACAGTGGTTGAGACAATGTCACTAGCCAAAGCTGCAATTCTCTTTCGGCAACTTGGTCTCAGGCACATGTGTGTAGTCCCGAAGAGCCAAGGg AGGCCTCCAATTGTTGGAATTCTGACTCGGCATGACTTCATGCCAGAGCACGTTTTGGGACTCAATCCTCATGTGATGCCTGATAAGTAG
- the LOC122295506 gene encoding chloride channel protein CLC-c-like isoform X2 → MSKHKYFKAFAAYAGCNVVLAVAAAALCAFIAPAAAGSGIPEVKAYLNGIDAYSILAPSTLFVKIFGSILGVSAGFVVGKEGPMVHTGACIANLLGQGGSRKYHLTWSWLRYFKNDRDRRDMITCGAAAGVAAAFRAPVGGVLFALEEAASWWRSALLWRTFFTTAVVAIVLRAFIQYCNTGKCGLFGEGGLIMYDVSSAKATYSGSDILAVIFLGTIGGILGSIYNYFVDKVLRTYSIINERGAAYKILLVIIISSLTSCCSFGLPWFAKCIACPTDLTVSCPTVGDSGNYKSFQCSSGYYNDLASLFLNTNDDAIRNLFSTSTTKEFHISSLFIFFGAVYCLGIITYGIAIPSGLFIPVILAGACYGRLVGRLFESMSTLDTGLFALLGAASFLGGTMRMTVSLCIILLELTNDLQLLPLVMLVLLISKTVADNFNKGVYDQILKIKGLPYMEAHAEPYMRHLVARDVITGPLVTFYGIEKVGNILHALKTTGHNGFPVIDEPPFSGAPELCGIVLRSHLLVLLKGKNFSRDRVITGDDILQRFAAFDFAKAGSGKGIKLEDIDIEEEEMEMYVDLHPITNSSPYTVVETMSLAKAAILFRQLGLRHMCVVPKSQGRPPIVGILTRHDFMPEHVLGLNPHVMPDK, encoded by the exons ATGTCTAAGCACAA ATATTTCAAGGCTTTCGCAGCATATGCTGGTTGCAATGTAGTTCTAGCTGTTGCTGCGGCAGCTCTTTGTGCTTTCATTGCTCCAGCAGCAGCAGGGTCTGGTATTCCTGAGGTCAAAGCCTATCTCAATGGCATTGATGCTTATTCAATACTAGCTCCAAGCACTCTTTTTGTAAAG ATTTTTGGCTCCATTCTTGGCGTTTCTGCTGGCTTCGTAGTTGGTAAAGAAGGGCCTATGGTACACACAGGTGCTTGCATTGCCAATTTACTTGGGCAAGGGGGTTCTCGCAAGTACCATTTGACTTGGAGTTGGCTAAGATACTTCAAAAATGATCGGGACAGGCGAGACATGATTACTTGTGGTGCAGCTGCCGGAGTGGCTGCTGCCTTTCGTGCTCCAGTTGGTGGTGTCCTGTTTGCTCTAGAAGAGGCAGCTTCATg GTGGCGGAGCGCTCTTCTTTGGAGGACTTTTTTCACGACAGCAGTAGTTGCCATAGTTCTGAGAGCTTTCATACAATACTGTAACACTGGAAAATGTGGGCTATTTGGTGAAGGAGGTCTTATAATGTATGATGTCAGTTCTGCCAAGGCAACATATAGTGGCTCAGATATATTAGCAGTAATTTTCCTAGGAACTATTGGAGGCATTCTTGGAAGCATATATAACTATTTTGTGGACAAGGTCCTTCGTACTTATAGCATCATCAACGA AAGAGGTGCTGCTTACAAGATCTTACTGGTTATCATCATCTCCTCCTTGACATCATGTTGTTCTTTTGGCTTGCCATGGTTTGCAAAGTGCATCGCTTGCCCCACTGACCTAACAGTGAGCTGTCCCACTGTTGGTGACTCTGGAAACTATAAAAGCTTCCAGTGCTCATCTGGATACTACAATGACCTTGCCTCCCTCTTTCTAAACACTAATGATGATGCTATCCGCAACCTATTCAGCACTAGTACCACAAAAGAATTTCATATCTCCAGTCTTTTCATCTTCTTTGGTGCTGTATACTGCCTGGGAATTATCACTTATGGCATTGCTATTCCCTCGGGTCTCTTTATCCCTGTCATACTAGCCGGAGCTTGCTACGGACGTCTTGTTGGGAGATTGTTTGAATCAATGTCTACACTTGACACGGGTCTCTTTGCCCTTCTTGGAGCTGCCTCCTTTCTTGGTGGCACTATGAGAATGACTGTTTCCCTGTGTATTATATTGCTTGAGCTCACCAATGACTTACAATTGCTTCCTCTTGTGATGTTGGTTCTCCTAATCTCTAAAACAGTGGCTGATAACTTCAACAAGGGTGTATATGATCAAATACTGAAAATAAAGGGGCTGCCTTACATGGAGGCCCATGCAGAACCGTACATGAGGCATTTGGTTGCACGTGATGTTATTACTGGCCCATTGGTCACCTTTTATGGCATTGAAAAGGTAGGAAATATATTGCATGCTTTGAAAACAACAGGGCATAATGGGTTTCCTGTTATCGATGAACCACCTTTCTCGGGGGCACCTGAATTGTGTGGAATTGTTTTGAGGTCTCATTTGCTAGTTTTGCTGAAAGGAAAGAATTTTTCGAGGGATAGGGTGATTACTGGAGATGATATCCTGCAAAGATTTGCTGCATTTGATTTTGCCAAGGCGGGGTCCGGGAAGGGAATCAAACTAGAGGATATAGATATTGAAGAGGAAGAGATGGAGATGTATGTTGATCTTCATCCTATTACCAATTCATCCCCATACACAGTGGTTGAGACAATGTCACTAGCCAAAGCTGCAATTCTCTTTCGGCAACTTGGTCTCAGGCACATGTGTGTAGTCCCGAAGAGCCAAGGg AGGCCTCCAATTGTTGGAATTCTGACTCGGCATGACTTCATGCCAGAGCACGTTTTGGGACTCAATCCTCATGTGATGCCTGATAAGTAG